The Drosophila simulans strain w501 chromosome 3R, Prin_Dsim_3.1, whole genome shotgun sequence genome contains the following window.
AAATTTACCAAGCTCAgatttacatatattatacTAAAATATTCGTCTTGCTTATATggtttagttatttatttaatctatTAGTGAAAAGCCTGCATGCTTGCTGACTAGGTTCACACGGCATGCTAGGTtcttatgcatttttttatgaCAGGTGTACTCGATCTTGCCATTTCCGTCATCCGTCTTCACGAAAGTCGAGATTTCGTGAGTGAAAGCAAGCTGCAGTTTCTTACCACTAAAATATGACTTTAAACTTTAACATTTACGGGTTTAGCAAGGTTAATTATGCTATTGCTAGTACAAATGACAAGAATAATAAGCAAAGCAAATGAATAGTTATCCCCAagataacaaaaaatatttaaatctaaaactttaagtgtaaataaattaaacataaatttacatcataaattacataaatgCAGCACTCGTGAATAATCGATGGTAAGCTTCATTAGTAACAAGAACCGCCTTCGCTTCaactttaatttgaataaGAATATGCAGCATGTGTTTGTCGTCTTAAGCAAGCTGGTTTCGTAtttgtcatttgcattttcctcaTAACCATTTAGACTTTGGTCCAATTTGCCTTATTTGTATGCGGCCATCTAGGATAACCGATcgcaaatggcaatggcaatggcctAGACTATCCCAATCTTAGAAACTAATGGAGCTATGCGGGAGTCTCATAGTGCGGCTGCAAAACACGACCTGTTGCTCGTTTCCTGTTTAATTTGGAAGTCAGACAATGGCCTGAACCGGCCGCTCGCAACCCCTGCCCCTCCCCCCATCCAGCAGTCATACCGCCAGTTGTAGATGGCAATCGCTGAGCGTACCTGCTGCTATCGCCATTAAGCCTTGTACACACGAGCATTTATGTCAGGCAATTACAAGGCAGTTTGCAACGCCCCCAAATGCCGGGCAAAAAGGTGGCAAAACGGAGCGGAGTGGTGGCACATTTTGGCCGCAGAGCGCTCGTAACTCATCGTTCACTTACCGGGTACAATGCCAATTGCATGCACTCGCTAGAGTATCTCCAGGTCCACTACTAGACTACTagcagtatctgtatctgtatctgcatctgcgaTCTGCCGCCGCGCGGTGTGCTTTGCTCTTGGTTATGCAAGCAAAGTGAGAGAATATAGCACTAGCACTCGGAGCACTCGATGAGATACGGGGAGTACGATCGACTGGGATCGAGGCGGTCGGGAGTGCCTCGTGGACCGAGAGTGAGAGTGTGGAGCCggtaaaaatgtatttcttttatttgttatCTTAAACCGTACAAGCTGTAGCCGCAAACGACTTTGTTTAGCATGGCACTCGCGGTTCGATCTGGTTCCCTGTAGGTCAACGCATTCTAGAGATATTTGCGGACTTCGCACAGCAACTAAAAACTATCGCACAGAATTTTGGACCGAATCCGCTCCAGTTCTGTTCACTTCAGTTTGAGATTGCGATTTCGAGCACGGAACGCGGACGGCGCGAGACGCCAACGCGACATGCACGACCTGCAAAGGACGATCGATGCCAGCAAACTGGTTGCGGCCACAAAGCTAAAGCTCCGAGCACGATACTAACACTCGGACCAGTACCAGTCCGACTAGCAGACCAAAAGCCAGCGGACAGATACACGGACTTTCAGGCGGACGGGCGGACCTAAAACTGAGCATGTGTTTCTGGCACAGAGACGGGCCCACCGACTGGCGACGCAACGCTCTtgctatttgtatttgcacTCTGGTTGCTGCACCgcgaaaaaagaaacgagTGCGAGCATCCGACCTGCTCGACTGCTGGATGCACTGCACACCAACTAGGAAAAAGCAAATTGGGTTTGTACCAGATGCGGATACCCTTATTTGATACCGTTTTCATTCTTACCCTTAACTATGTTTTTTGCCATAAGTAAACCATTCTAAACATAACATAATTTAAACACAATTCTTACAATATGAACTATGAACTATGAAAAATTCGCCGCAAAAAATATAAGTTCCACACTACGGATACTTAATGCTCTTTAACtgcgttgcatacttttaaggGCTATTTTCCGCTAATaccaacaaaataaaatttatttaaaaaaatttaaattttgaaggAAAATGTTACTTAtgtgttgttttttaataaGTGAAATACGAAATAACGTAcaagtattttaaatactaagtaaatatttcttaaacaGAAGCATTTATACGATAGAAGGGCATTTCTTTAATAGGTTCCCGCGATTTTTAGCAAACTGATAAGCTCGAAACAACGTTGGTATGTGAAGAACTCAAACGAAAGCATCTTGGGCAACAGAGAGTTACGGAGAGAAACGGGTCTGCGAGAGAGTAAAGTGCATTTGCCCCATTAATGGGGAGCATAAAACATCGAAGACATGCTCTTCCTCTCTGTGCGGTGCTCTCTTGAAATTCGCGTGTTTTTTTGCGAATCTCTGCGAGAAGCTCGAGTGGAGCAACTTTGTTGCCGTACATTGACGTCTCCGCCTGCATGTGCCGATCGTTAATTTGCACTCTggccgctctctctctcttccgcTCTCTTTCCGCGTGGCGCGAGAAGAAGAAGCGCCAGATATGGGGAGCATCGAATCGGGTTTGGGCGTCTAGCCGACGATATAGGTCGAGCCACTCAGCTGGGCTTCGTTCGGCCTGCGCCGCGTATTTATGCCACCTTCGGAGACGCAGCGATTTGCGTGTGTCGCACTCGCATTTATCACATTGAAAGGTCCCCTTTCATCGACAGCCGTTATATTAGTCAGGATCGTTTATACAGTACGGCGGAGATAATTTGTCCGATGCTCGGCTCCATTAAAAGATACTTCCCCCAGGCGATGCACGCAACTCCCAAAAAGGTAACCAAAAACGGTCGAGAGTTCGATTCTGGGCAGTGACTCGTTTGCGAAAGGGCCTTCGGTACTTCGATAGTTTCACATTGGTGACCAAATTGTAGGGGAATGAATGGCTCAGCGatcagaaaatattaaaataatactcATTACTTAATCGTTTTTGATTCTCGCTTAGGGTTTCAGAGacaaaagttattaatttaacatttaaataaatgaagtgATAAAGTGACTtgaatttaatgaattatgtaattattttgacTTACTCatacaaaattgaatttaaagaaaattactTACTTATTATATTAACTCTCAATACCATTGAGGTAATGCAAgaacttaaaataattgcatgcCAGGGTACTAAAAcgtattatttaaaaaaaaatgtaccGAAAGTGAAACAGAAATGTTTATAGCTGAGAGCGGTGGGCTATTGATTTTCACGAAACTGTATGCAATGagatacatttttcattcgaaTCCGATTGTGGAACGATAAAGTTCACATAGCTTTGCAGACGCATTTCTTGCATATTTATACCTTGGATCGCACGAATTTTAGCCCACTTTATGGCGGAGTGTCGAAAGAGCTTGGCTGGAGGCATCTGCATTTGCAATCTCATAAATCAATTAGCAAAGAGCGGCGCGGGAAGAGTATCTCGCGGATACGCATCCGAATCCAAACTCGTTTGGCCGAGTGCGCTCTCAAAAAACGCCAACAAACTTGGGGCAGaacggcaaacaacaaacactcGGGCGGtcagaaaaaatgcaaattgctaaGGAAccggcaaatatttatttatgatctGCTCTCTTGCTCGCAGTTCCACTCTCTGCATCTGACAGATACTCTTTTTTCTTCTCGTAGGACATTGGCGACCCCCGCATCGATCACCAGCGTTcagtgtgttttatttttaacaactCCACACTCACCACAAACGACGCATCGGTGGCAATTGCAAACATTTATACAAATTGACGTTTAGCTGTCGCAGTTGTCACCTCGAAAGCCGCACCAAAGATACACGACACAGCGACGACATCGGGGAATGCTGCCAAGTGCGCGGCGCAGAATTCTCCGGATGACCCGGCAGCGAGATAAAGGTAATCCAAGTTGCCAACCGCAGTCTGTCTCCGCAGACACCTCTCCCCGCTGCCCTGCTGCCTCccattgcaattgcaattcccCGCGAGCGACTCGTGTTCGTGTTTTATAATTGTTATGGCCATTCTACAAGTTGTTGTACATTGTTAGCGAGTCGGAAGGAGGTCTTTCGGCTCAGTTTGCGGTAGTGGGTAGATAAGTGCACCGAGAAAAATTGCATCTACTTTGAATGCGTTACTTTAGTTTGAAAGTCGGGGAGTAAGTTATATACATCGCATATTAATAGAATTTTCAAACCATACATCTATaaccatatatacataaatattatcACTATATCGCCATTTTTTTCTCCGGTTTAACTGGGTAGCCAGTCGAGTTGCTTAGGCATGCGAATCGTACACAAGTCTGGCGCCCAGATCGCAAATGTATATCAACCGCCGCTGTCAGTTTGCATTTCCACCGAACGGATCGGGTGAATATGTACACGAAGTCAAAACTGCTTCCGTGAAATTGTTCAAGTTGCCATTCAAGATTAATGGGGGAATTTTCGGAGTTCATGTAAAACAATTTTGATTACACCACACTTAAGTAAACAAGTGGAGGGTTAAATTCCCCAGAAAAGAGCATTTGTGCAGGACTAATCGGATTTTAAAATACGATTTTCAAGCCATCCTTATTAtagttaattattttgtttaaatatacaGAAGTAAGTAAATTGTTTTAACTTACGAAACATCtcaattaaaaagcattttaaaattttaaattgcggTCTCAAAGATTTGTGTGTTTATCATTTTTGGGCCGGCTTCGGGAAAGGCTCGccatcctcgtcctcatcgcCTGCCTTTTGATCTCACTTCTTTGGGCTCTTATAGCCTGGCTAATTTTCAGCTCCCCCCTCTCGTGCGGTCGGTGGGAAATTTGAGATGTTTTTGAAGCCGAGCAAATTGGTAGCTTAATGACAAATGGGGTGCCAAAAAACGTGTTTTATGTTCATAACCAAGATACGCAGAGTTATTTAAAGCAGTCAGGCACAAGATTCCGACAGGCACACCAAAAAGGAGGAGCAAGAACGGAGCAGTCCTCGAAAGCGATGGCAATCTGCATATAGAACACGGCCAAAGGACAAACCTTTTAACCGACCAGCGGGCGGAATCCGTGTGGAGTCAGGGACCGGTGTTCCAGGAAGGGGTTAAGGGGTCTCGAGCCGAGAGTAATTTACGcttgcatgcaaattgaaaaacagtCGAGAGCAGGCACTGGACATTGGGGGATCCTGGGGTGGGATAAGTTCCGGACTGGACCGAGCAGAGCTGATTGAGCGCCGGGATGatgcattttaaaacaaattggcACAGTTTGTGAGAGGTGGCCAGTTGATGTcggtctgggtctgggtctgggtctgggaCTGGTGTGTCGGTGGTGTTGTGTTGTTCGTGGCGTGTTTGTCACTCAATTAGATGCAACTCATTTAGACGCTCTTGCATTTGGCCGGCATTTGTGTGCACAAAATGTTAATCAAAGCCTGATGGGATTTTTTAGGCCAACTAATGATGCCATGCTGTGATGAGGCTGGCGCAGGGAATGGTCAATGGTCATTGGGTGGGTTCCGGGCGGCGCACAGACATATTGATGACAGTCGctcaattaatatgcaaaatttaTGCATGGGAAAgttcaaaacaaacagaaatacgCACCAGCAACATAGAGCTGAAAAAGTATGGGGCGCAAGAAAAAAGGGAGTTGGCCTGGCcgataaaaaatcaatacaaattAGCCGACTCAtttggctgtttttttttctgcccaTCGAATTGAGTTGTTGACACTTGGTGCGTATGTGCCCCATAATCCGATGTAAGCCCTTCAAAGGAACCCTAAGCTGATATCGTGACACCTAATAAATGTGCCAGCAAAGGTTTTAATCTTAGAAATAGTTCAATTTGGGGTGACTTGCACCacattgtatttaaatatcaaataaatatattaactgCGAAGgctgtatttaatttaattacgaaatTTGCATTAACACAAAGTAAGAACTCGGCGTTCTGCAATTAATAAAGCAATTACACTGATCATGCAACATAAAACATGGCATTATCGCTCACGATTACTTGTTTATcatagaaaattaaataagtaaaatgtGTGCAGATCGTGACAAAAGCTATTATAGTCGAATATTAAAGTTCTTACTGGgctattttaatatattatagtAGCAAATACATGTGCCCCATTTAAGAACGTGATAATCGAGTGTATGGTCTTTAAAATTCCCGCTACTTAACTACTTAATTTTCCCTACTTTATTAGTTTCATTTTGAAAAGCCGATATCTTTCAGGATAGTTTGATTAGATATGGTGATACTAATGATACTTATCCAGGTACAAAAGGATGttcaaaaagtttattatattaatatacatataaaacatACATAGCCTTAAGCACACTTTCCCGAATACAAAAAGTTAATCCTACATAGCATCTATGACCTTTAgtgtaaaaaaatgtatatccGTCACAACCACAGATTGTCAGGGGGAGCAATTAACCCTTTGGTCATCCGCAAGGCCGAAGCCAGGATACAAGtgaaaactttattaaaaaccaCTTAACGCATTCCCCTGCGCATTTGGTGACATCGCAGCAGATGTGTTGCACATTGCAATTAAATCAGTGGTCAGCCCGAGTCGACCTGTCCTGAAGGGTTGGTGCTGCACTTGATGACTGCCTGATGGAAAAGTTGTAGCgacaaaataatttcgcagcgCACAAGGCCAGGTCCAAGGTGGGTGGCAGGgatggtggtgggtggtgagtacatatgtgtgtgggAAGGGGCGGAGTGCAGGTCGAGAAGTTCTCAGTTCCcagatgatgatggtgatgatgatgatgtggacgatgatgatgacctGCGCAACAATAGTTTGCATCTCGGAGATACCGAAAATGAAGTTGTTCAGCTCGGTAGTCGAGTTTTCTTGTTATTGTAGCTGGCTTGCCGCAATCAACTGCACTGCATGTTGCGGTTCCTCGAACAAGTCGCCTTTTCCAGCATCAGCATGCTGGTGTTTGTGTATCTAATCACATTAGCACGTGCGCATATCCTTTTGGCCTTTTGGTGGTACACATGCATAAGTGGCGAGGAGGCTGGTGGAGAGAGCTCCTGCTCCCCAGGCTGCCATTCAAGGCGAGGACTGTGCAaactaaaaacattttggccGCTTTGTTTTTGGCTCATTTCGCTTGTCGATTTTGATTATTTGTCTTTGGCAGCCCACACATCGCACagacttttgttttgccagctcGCCCCAACTATTTGTATCTCAAAGTTGGCCCACACACGTATGCCAAATGCATTCGCTGTTTTCTTTGAGGTCTTCAAACTTTTCCACAAAGGCCAAATAGTTGTGCTGCTTTTCAGTGTGGTATGACATTTAAGTAGTAGAGCTGCAATTTGACCAACTTGTTTAAGAGTGCCAAATTAGAAAATTGTATAGTGTTGATCCAACTCAAGTCCACATCGCACACAAGAcctttgaatttgaatatGGATTACACGTTAAATAGAGTTGCCATTCTGGCGAAAACTGGAGTTGCCAGAAACTGGATGTTGCCAGACCAATATCTAAGACTTCTTTATAAGttatacttaaatatttcttttaattttaagcccATTGAATTTATTCCAAACTTATATCCAGTAAAAcacaagtttattttaaatgcaagcaaatattgtatttatttcttagCAAGCGCATTGAACAAGCAAGCAATTCTAAAAAGTTCTCTGcgaataattttttaattttgtttggcgGCTTTAAATCTCAACGGTTAACAAAGCGAGTTactttttttatacaatttctGTATATATACCTTTATgcaatattgtttattttggtgTATAGTTACAGGTACTACCACATTAGTCAGCATTCACTGGCACATAGGTCAGGATAATACTGGAGTGCGGGGCCACCTTGAATTCCTTGAGATTCACGCGTCCAGCATGAGCAACCTGTCCGGAGCTATCCGCGTTGACGTTGTAATCATCGCTGAAATAGGACACGGTCATCTTGTCCGGCAGATTGTCTGGGATAGTAAAGTTGCTCGCTTGCGGCAATTCGGTAGGATTGAAGATGACAAAGTAGCCAGGGTTTCCAGACTTGATCCTGTGGAAATgaacatatacataaaattagATAAAATAGAAAGAGAAGTGCAATTTAGCATAAGTTAAAGTAagattaaatgaaatataaaatcagaaatatcgaaaattaaaatactaCTGTATAATATACAGGGACACTTGGTTTAAGTTTTTACCTCTGCCTTCATGTTGCAAGCATAATGAATTATACAAAAGTTAGTAACAAATACGATCGAGACATTAAATAACTTGAATTACCTGGAGAAGGCAACCAGTGGATCGGCCTGGTAGAAAATGAGATTTCCGTGCATGTAGGATGCAGTCTTGCGCAGATTGGTGATATGCTGGTAGGTGTTCTGGTCGACTTTCTTATAAGCTACAGCATCCACAGCCACCACGGGAACACCGGGCAGTAGGGATAGGAACAAGGCCAGAGCAGATGGATCCTGTGGGGTGTCGACATAGATGTCCGCGAAGTTCCACTGCAGCCAGCTGTCATTGCCCGATAGGGCGAGTGTGTTTTCCAGTTCCTTCCGTAGCGGCGTGTCTGGCTTAGATTTGCTGAGCACCTTTACAAAGTTTCCGTACATGGGCAGATCGATTCCGTATGCTCCAGGTACTCTGCTCAACTGATAAGTCTGTGGGTACATGACATCCTCGGCAACCGAGAAGAAAGCCTCGTCGGAGGAATTCTTGACGATGCTCAGGTAGTCATAGAGCACATCGCCCAGGCCGAATAGGAAAGTGGTTTTATTGTGGGAGTAGAAGCCATATTCATTGGGTCCCAGGCTAAAGTCCTTCGGCGATGACGAGGGCAGCTCATCTTCGAGGCTATCGAATAGCGCAAAGAACTTGGTATTCTTCAGGCGGAAGCCTCGAACGCCCAGCTCCACCAGATGCTTTAAGACTCCTCCGAACTCGTTCCTAACGATGGTACTGTTCATCCTGAGGTCGTAATAACCGTCTTCGAACTGGGAGAGCACATAGTTGTCTCCCACCTTTTCCCAGGCGCTGCGATTGCCGCCCACCTTGAGCCAGTTGTTGGGAAGCACTTTAGCTCCGCTCCTCCAGACAAAGGCCGATCTCATCTCCGGGTTTGCAATGGCATCCTGCATTAGCTGCGAGTTCTTTGCCACGTAGTTGGGCGTCAGGTCAAGTATAACCCTGATATCGCTGCCCTGGTACAGAGCCACCAAATGCTTGATCTTCTCCTCCACCTCAGGCTTCTTCACGTCATAGGTCAGAGCAGCTGGCAGCTCATAAATGGCGCCAGCGGAAACCAGTTTCTTGGCGTTCGCAACATCCTCTGGACTGCAGGTCTCAACGCTGGCGAACTTGGCATGTGGTCCACGCTTGTACCATGGAAGTGGCTGCGGAGCAGCGCACTTGGGGGCTCCGATGATGATCAGAATGGCGCCCACCAGCATGCCCACCCAAACGGCCCAGAAGCACACGAAGAAGATCCAGCGGAGACGCACCCAGAAAGGGTCGTTGGCGTACTTCATGAGCTCCTCCTTGCTCATACCAGTGAAGGcctgaaatgaaaataaataattagtaacagtattttttataaaataataaaaggcGTCAGGGTAAAAGCAGAAAGTAGAGACTAATTACACATTAGTAAtatgaaatacatatttcaataatcgcgaatacatatgtatgttatatatatacattaataCATTTGTATGTGCACATGTATACCCACAtattaatacatatttattgaatGACAAGCCAAGGTCATTAACCGGAAAACGAAATTCAACTAAGTGTAACTTGAATTATAGCATAAgcacatgcacacatacatatgtacataactagtaattttctttaaattatttaagttgcTCAGCTTTTGAAATAACTATGTAACCAATGACGTCTACataagtattattatttttctttcatattttccaattaattttcaaatatgtatgttcaaCACTCACAGGCTTGCCTCCGTTGACGGTTCCGATGTCGATCTTGGCATCTCCGTTCTGGTGATCGCCCTTGATGAACTTCACCTCATCCCGACGCTCGGCCAGCTTATCCTCCACTCCGTTGGAGCCCAACATCTGTTCGTCGGCGCCATCGGCGTGGGCCGCCTTCTCATCCTGGACCATGTCGACTGAAAAGTAAATGATTCAACAATGATTCAATTCGCTCTAATCAGTTTCAATTAAGCGTAAGCACGTTAGTCTCAAGCCAACAGCCTTTCTCTGGGGAACTGAGCTGGCTTTGTAAGGTTAAGTCGAAGTCGAAAGCCACATTCCTCATGATTCACAGGAGAAGGGATGTTTTCCGTATGGGATTTTCTCTGGAATAACTTGCTGACGTCACAGCATGCGAGCCACGCTTGGAGTTTGCGCTTCATTGGAAAATGGACCTGTGGCATGGTCTAAAATCGATATCGCTTTCCGTGTTCTCTTCTTATCTCCCGTACTGATAAGCACACGCCCACCACGACCCCAGACACTCACAAAAAATGCAGATATACACTTTTAAATATAGATACTTAGATACATTTTCATGAGTGCTTCCAGTGAAAATTCGACGCATTGTTACGTCAGCCATACATTTTTCCCCAGATGTAGAcacattttctttgtttaattACCTTTCTCGGGGTTCGAACTGGCTCCCACAAAAGTATCTTCGGCTATAGTTTTGTAGACCTCCGTAGAATCGGGTTGGTTTTCAGCAGCTGCGTTGATTGTACTATCGCACACGCCTAAAATAGACCGCAGCAATAATTAGCGAAATGAACGCTGTGAAGAATTCCTTACAAATGCCTCGCTTGTGTGGTATGTAAATGATTTTATGAGATTGAATACGGGCTTACTAGGAATTAATCTTCCcatactgttttttttttttttaaaatacctCGGTAATTTTCAGTGCGTTTTTTCGCTGTCTTACAGAAGCCCAATGCTACAAAAGTGATTGGCGGGAAATTTGAACTGTTAGCTTAGAATAAAACATACCAGGGGCTGGAAGCGTAACGGAGCTCTGCAATATTATTAATCACTAAAAATGCTGAGATACTTGAATTTAATGTACTTACTTTGGTGGCGCCACCTCCTAAACGTATTAAGCGCGAAAATAGGTTCATGGCAGTGGTGTTTTGCTGAGCTGGTGGAgagtttaatttatattaatgaaaattactATGCTTCAAACAGGCTAGCCCAAAaccaatttttaattaaatattgtattgAAGATATGTATTTCTGATGATGTAAACTCTTAAAGAAACATTGTAATTTTATACGAATTCATTTATAGTTACAGCTCACAATTATATATTGGTATTGAATGgtcaataaacataaaacattgTAAATAGTTTAATATTAACACacactaaaaatattatacgcacacacactcttaGTTTTATTGAAAGACtattaataaaactattaacaATAAATGCGATATTTGGCACTGGCTTGTATTTTGCACTGTGACCTGCCCGATAAGAGCTCTGATTCGCAACTAAAGTTGCAGTTCGCTCTGGCAGTGCATCGCCCCCAGAGGCGCAGCCCCAATCCGAACCGCTCCTCGAGTTTGATTTAATTATACCTGTGGAAGAAACGCGTTCCGTGTGCGTAAGTACGATTTATGGCTCGCGGCGATTGAGATTGAGCCGGGCCCAAAAAACTACCTGTCTGCGTGGCAGCTTACCTGAGCTCTCTCGCTTGACCAAAAGCGAAGTTGGTGGACCTGGTTTTGTGGCCAGCCACCAGCGCAGAGCAAACTGCACTCGTCGGCGCATTCCAGGCCAAAATATGCTGAGTTGCCGGGTGTTTGGAGAGTCAGAGTCTGCCGACTCCACAAGGTTGCCGAATAGAACTCAAATTGGCTTAGCTGGGCCACACCAAAATTGACCAATTTCTGCATTACCCTGCATATTATCTTTGTCCGATTAAGAGACATGCAAGTGTCATTAGCCTATTAACTGGGAGCTATATATATGGCAGGCGGGTGCGTAAGCCCCAACCAAGTTGACAAAATGGGTTTTCACATGGGACGACAGCTGCTACTCTCCGGATTCCTGCTGGTGATGCTTCAGATGGTGACCCAAACGCAGGCCAGGCCACAGGTGATTGACGAGTATAATCAGTTCGAACATGCATAACTCAATCCGCCATCAGGATGTGATCACGGTTGCCGGCGAGGAGACGGAGGTGGTGATCAAACAGGagggcgatggcgatggagaCGACGATGACTCCTCCTCCGAGGAAACAGTCGAGGATTCCGAGGAAAGCAGGCGCAGGCGACGCGAGGTGAATACGGACAACACGCCATCGGCTCGAGCGGTCATTCCAGGTTTGCCAGATCCGGCCACCATAATCAAGATCGCTGAGCTTTTTCAATCCGTAGGCGAGCAAGTAGTCCCCATTCTCTTGGAGGCCATTCTTCCCAGCGTGGATGAAGCGGGCGATCGCTTCGCAAGATCTCTGCAATTTCTGAAAAACTTGACCCCTGCCTCCGAATTGTTTGGCGTCGAGAAGAACGAATAGACCAGCCAAATTTCAAGTGACCACCATGGAAGGAACTGGACCGGAACTGGTTTGACTTTTGTACATGCATAGTGCATCTTAAACAAGTGAATAATATTTGGATGTATTTTGGTTTCTTGAGTTTCTTGAAAGTATATTCGTTTATTTACATTATATTAAGACATGGTAAACATATTGTCTTATAAGAGGTATTTGTACTAcccttaattattttattttggttacTTCAATATATAAGCTCTCAGATTGTTGTTTAACCTTTTGATTCAACTATTTCATTTTCCGAACTGGTTAAAATATAATAGCTATTGAATCCAGGCCTCTCCCTACAATTTCTTTCgaaatttccaaataaaatgtcAATTACGCTATCGATTGCATTCGACATGCTTTCGCCACACAGAAGGCTTTCCGTGAAAACTTTGTGGATAAGTGGGTGAATGGGCTTGTCTAGGCACACTTCATTGAGCCTGTCCAAAATTCCACTAACCATGCCATGGATCACTTTGGCAACCAAGTTCTTCTCTTTGAAAATATCCGTGCAGTGCTTATAAAAGTTTTCCGTATAGTCTCCCAATATAAGTTGTGTTGTTTGATTGGTTCTAGGCCGTATGACATTCGTCTTTGGTTTCACAAGGCTTCTATAACGACTCCTGATAGCTGTCCTGTGAGCCACGCAGGGC
Protein-coding sequences here:
- the LOC6727151 gene encoding antennal-specific protein OS-C isoform X2, with protein sequence MGFHMGRQLLLSGFLLVMLQMVTQTQARPQDVITVAGEETEVVIKQEGDGDGDDDDSSSEETVEDSEESRRRRREVNTDNTPSARAVIPGEQVVPILLEAILPSVDEAGDRFARSLQFLKNLTPASELFGVEKNE
- the LOC27209079 gene encoding uncharacterized protein LOC27209079 — its product is MRHFIVLVSCILVVILPCVAHRTAIRSRYRSLVKPKTNVIRPRTNQTTQLILGDYTENFYKHCTDIFKEKNLVAKVIHGMVSGILDRLNEVCLDKPIHPLIHKVFTESLLCGESMSNAIDSVIDILFGNFERNCRERPGFNSYYILTSSENEIVESKG
- the LOC6727151 gene encoding antennal-specific protein OS-C isoform X1, coding for MGFHMGRQLLLSGFLLVMLQMVTQTQARPQDVITVAGEETEVVIKQEGDGDGDDDDSSSEETVEDSEESRRRRREVNTDNTPSARAVIPGLPDPATIIKIAELFQSVGEQVVPILLEAILPSVDEAGDRFARSLQFLKNLTPASELFGVEKNE
- the LOC6727151 gene encoding antennal-specific protein OS-C isoform X3, whose amino-acid sequence is MGFHMGRQLLLSGFLLVMLQMVTQTQARPQDVITVAGEETEVVIKQEGDGDGDDDDSSSEETVEDSEESRRRRREVNTDNTPSARAVIPVPILLEAILPSVDEAGDRFARSLQFLKNLTPASELFGVEKNE